In the Apteryx mantelli isolate bAptMan1 chromosome 1, bAptMan1.hap1, whole genome shotgun sequence genome, one interval contains:
- the LOC106489156 gene encoding complement C4-A-like: MERLVFLMSFCSLLSNTQQAPSFLITAPNVVHLGTHETVTVQVHGAESPVQVTAYFKDEVKNELLSERIIFNLNQENNYQEIKKIMVNPGTVHKDMSKKRKLPYVLLVTESRELFKETAQNIRILLSSKKGYLFIQTDKPIYTPNSKVKYRIFILDNAMRPTNDPIEIAVLNSKGIMVKKSHRKVKTVLNEHFEIPDIAEPGTWKITAWFQGYEMSNVSAEFEVKNYELPSFEVKLIPLQPYYHIWNQSFIFDIEAKHSYGKGIEGVAYVRFGIVDETEKKVFLPGLEQQLSIQNGKGRVTLSTPFLEEKLKKSISTLEGFHLYVAVTTVETASGEMREEELSSVKFVKSPYVVDLSNTKKYFVPGAPFSVVASVILIDGSPAASLPVTATVTLSGTPPMKKTAFSNKEGLVPFTFNIPGDAQMLQIMVKAEEGKEKLESPETSIRAERYKSDNRNYLSISVPHTVLAPGDTLHITLNDIHQSGSGKIDYFYYMVVAKGQAELLGRVPYSNKIINLKITEKMVPAFRFLAYYFIESKGHKEIVADSVWVDIVDVCEGKIKVRTDHEKYEPTDNINLLIETDHAGMVALAVVDRAVFILNKQNKLTSKKVFNAMNSYDLGCSAGGGADSVQVFTDVGLAFLTDTIKSNFREGYKCPQDTRRQKRSLDFQKIMSGIASKYQHPDLRKCCHDGMKLNPMRFSCEKRLTKVAGSTECKKAFKVCCEKATALRKEVSKRRSGVGLARNYDLREDEVFDETSISLRSYFPESWWWNLKELKNPGNHSIRSIVPDSITTWEIQAISISPEKGFCIADPHTFEVFKDFFISMRLPYSVKRHEQLEIKAVVYNYLPKDLQVTVKMAAEKGLCTAETAEKPVQLKLTAGGNSATPAYFSVVPLSVGEIPITITAFDPASGHSDSIRKNLNVEAEGVLQREEQTIWINSDFKSRMLDLNRPSDMVPDSDSHVFVSLKGNIIGESTENCLTAAGIDKLIKVPTGCAEQTMVKMAPAVYAIEYLDASEQWVNLKPERKDEAIRMIEQGYTRLLEFQKEDGSYGAFKTIPSSVWLTAFIVKVLTRCREYISVQDGHIHKSISYLVNQQQPDDSFHDHHPVLDRTMQGGIKTAEEDLALTAFVTIALQQSLPVYNESSAAIEVIRKAVAYMKNHLSRNLNFYSTAITAYSLTLVQSNSDEAQWATEKLRGCSSFDEAKQQRYWGNGRDAVSVEATAYALLQTLLLRDMEYARPIAMWLTERRNYGGGYCSTQDTVVALEALSAYSIQALGTASTNLSVRVETPGRQNSYLITLTDSDEEIQKKLEFDLGSKLQVSVQGRGNGTMSILKVYQSSELKKNTCNDLILTVEMEGSIKYADAAYSEENYDYEESFAIESSLYEPLSEIEWFDIHSRRKRDVTPPSKAESLHYKVCVRSAGANVPKMSLVDLSLLSGLEPDTKELEQLVMSSDKYIQHFEHKEGKVLLYFGELTSGPEPDCISFGARQINPMGLIQPANAILYDFYNPERKCSIFYSAPQHSAMLSKVCHADVCQCAEGPCPRQRSTFSKAITVITRLNFVCYNPTADYVYEVELLNTTQKNVFDYYEAKIQRILKTTADESVFVGAHRQFIKRSTCKLNMEVGKRYLLMGKDGQTVDYNNRLQYFLDSQAWVEKIPDDNMCQATLHRQACAQLQDFMDTHDSLCHF, translated from the exons ATGGAAAGGCTGGTATTTTTGATGAGCTTTTGTTCACTGTTATCCAATACACAGCAAGCACCATC ATTTCTTATTACTGCCCCAAATGTGGTGCATTTGGGCACACATGAGACAGTAACAGTTCAAGTTCATGGAGCAGAGAGCCCTGTCCAAGTTACAGCATACTTCAAAGATGAGGTAAAAAATGAACTCCTATCAGAGAGGATCATCTTTAACCTTAACCAAGAGAACAACTACCaagaaatcaaaaaaataatG GTCAACCCAGGAACTGTGCATAAGGATATGTCCAAGAAGAGAAAGCTTCCGTATGTTCTGCTGGTCACTGAAAGCAGAGAGCTTTTCAAGGAGACTGCTCAAAATATTCGCATCCTCCTGTCTTCCAAGAAAGGCTACCTTTTTATTCAGACAGATAAACCTATATACACACCGAATTCCAAAG TAAAATACAGGATCTTCATTCTGGACAATGCTATGAGGCCAACAAATGATCCAATTGAAATTGCTGTGCTA AACTCAAAAGGAATAATGGTTAAGAAGTCACACCGGAAAGTAAAAACAGTGCTCAATGAACATTTTGAAATACCTGATATTGCTGA ACCTGGAACCTGGAAAATCACGGCCTGGTTTCAAGGATATGAAATGTCAAATGTTTCAGCTGAATTTGAAGTTAAAAATTATG agcttcCATCTTTTGAAGTCAAACTCATCCCACTCCAGCCGTACTACCACATCTGGAACCAAAGCTTTATCTTTGATATTGAGGCAAA GCACTCTTATGGAAAAGGTATTGAAGGTGTTGCATATGTGCGATTTGGCATAGTGGATGAAACTGAGAAAAAAGTCTTTCTTCCAGGCCTGGAACAACAGCTATCA AtccaaaatggaaaaggaagagtCACTTTAAGTACACCATTTctggaagagaaattaaaaaagagTATTTCCACTCTGGAAGGGTTTCATTTATATGTTGCTGTTACCACTGTAGAAACTGCAA GTGGTGAGATGAGGGAGGAAGAACTCAGTAGTGTGAAGTTTGTGAAATCTCCTTATGTTGTTGATCTGTCTAAcaccaaaaaatattttgtgcCTGGAGCCCCCTTCTCTGTTGTG GCATCTGTCATTCTGATTGACGGGTCTCCTGCTGCCTCTCTGCCTGTCACTGCTACCGTTACTTTATCTGGAACCCCCCCAATGAAAAAGACTGCATTTTCTAATAAAGAGGGTCTGGTCCCCTTCACATTCAACATCCCTGGAGATGCGCAGATGCTTCAaataatg GTAAAGgctgaagagggaaaagaaaaattagaatcACCTGAAACCAGTATCAGAGCTGAAAGATACAAGTCTGATAATCGCAACTACCTCAGTATCAGTGTCCCACATACAGTCTTGGCACCTGGAGATACCTTACACATTACCTTGAATGATATTCATCAGTCTGGCAGTGGAAAGATTGACTATTTCTATTATATG GTTGTGGCAAAGGGGCAAGCTGAGCTTTTGGGAAGGGTTCCCTACTCAAACAAAATAATAAACCTTAAAATCACGGAGAAGATGGTGCCTGCCTTTCGCTTTTTAGCTTACTACTTCATTGAGAGCAAGGGTCATAAGGAGATTGTCGCTGATTCTGTATGGGTAGACATTGTGGATGTCTGCGAAGGAAAG ATTAAAGTGAGAACAGATCATGAGAAATATGAACCAACAGACAACATCAATTTACTGATTGAAACGGACCATGCGGGAATGGTTGCCTTAGCTGTGGTTGATAGAGCAGTTTTTATTCTGAACAAGCAAAATAAGCTTACATCCAAAAAA GTCTTTAATGCTATGAATTCCTATGATCTTGGATGTTCTGCAGGTGGTGGTGCAGATAGTGTTCAAGTTTTTACTGATGTGGGTCTGGCCTTTTTAACAGACACAATTAAATCCAATTTTCGGGAAG GCTATAAATGCCCCCAGGATACCAGAAGGCAGAAGAGATCATTGGATTTCCAGAAGATAATGTCAGGAATTG CTAGCAAATATCAACACCCTGATCTACGAAAATGCTGTCACGATGGAATGAAACTAAATCCCATGAGGTTTTCTTGTGAGAAAAGGCTAACAAAGGTTGCTGGTTCCACTGAAtgcaaaaaagctttcaaagtcTGTTGCGAGAAGGCCACAGCCCTCAGGAAGGAGGTGTCGAAGCGAAGAAGTGGAGTGGGATTGGCACGAA ATTATGATCTTCGTGAAGATGAAGTTTTTGATGAAACTTCCATCAGCTTACGCAGCTATTTTCCAGAGAGCTGGTGGTGGAAtttaaaagaactgaaaaatcctGGAAACCATAG TATAAGAAGTATTGTTCCTGACTCTATAACTACCTGGGAAATTCAGGCAATAAGTATATCTCCTGAAAAAG GATTTTGCATAGCTGACCCTCACAcctttgaggttttcaaagacttttttatATCCATGAGGTTACCATACTCAGTTAAACGACATGAACAACTAGAAATAAAAGCAGTGGTTTACAACTATCTGCCCAAAGATCTCCAG GTTACAGTGAAGATGGCTGCAGAGAAGGGGCTGTGCACTGCAGAGACAGCAGAAAAGCCTGTGCAGCTGAAGCTGACAGCCGGGGGGAACTCGGCAACACCAGCCTATTTCTCAGTTGTTCCTCTGTCTGTAGGAGAAATTCCAATTACTATTACTGCTTTTGACCCAGCTTCTGGGCACAGTGACAGTATTAGGAAGAACCTCAACGTTGAG GCTGAAGGTGTTTTACAAAGAGAAGAGCAGACCATTTGGATTAATAGTGACT TTAAGTCTCGTATGCTGGACCTGAACAGACCGTCTGATATGGTACCAGATTCTGACAGTCACGTGTTTGTTAGCCTGAAAG GGAATATTATAGGTGAGTCCACTGAAAATTGTCTTACTGCCGCTGGAATTGATAAACTTATCAAGGTGCCAACAGGCTGTGCAGAGCAGACAATGGTGAAAATGGCCCCTGCAGTCTATGCTATTGAGTACTTGGATGCAAGTGAGCAGTGGGTGAACCTTAAGCCTGAACGGAAGGATGAAGCCATCAGGATGATTGAACAAG GTTATACTAGGCTGCTTGAGTTTCAAAAGGAGGATGGTTCCTATGGAGCATTTAAAACAATCCCCAGTAGTGTATG GTTAACTGCATTCATTGTTAAAGTACTCACAAGGTGCAGAGAATACATTAGTGTGCAAGATGGTCACATACACAAATCCATTTCCTACTTGGTTAATCAGCAGCAGCCAGATGATTCATTTCACGACCATCACCCAGTGCTGGACAGGACTATGCAG GGTGGCATTAAGACAGCAGAAGAGGATTTGGCTTTGACAGCCTTTGTAACCATTGCATTGCAACAGTCTCTACCAGTTTACAATGAGTCATCTGCTGCG ATAGAAGTGATTAGAAAAGCTGTGGCTTACATGAAAAACCATCTTTCAAGAAACCTGAATTTTTATTCTACAGCCATCACTGCTTACTCTCTGACACTTGTTCAGTCCAATAGTGATGAAGCCCAATGGGCAACAGAAAAATTAAGGGGCTGTTCTTCTTTTGATGAAG caaagcagcagcgCTACTGGGGAAATGGCAGAGATGCAGTCTCAGTGGAAGCCACTGCCTATGCATTGCTTCAAACATTGCTCCTGAGGGACATGGAGTATGCAAGGCCTATCGCTATGTGGCTGACAGAAAGAAGGAACTACGGTGGAGGATACTGCTCTACACAG GACACAGTGGTGGCCCTGGAAGCTCTGTCAGCATATAGCATACAAGCATTGGGAACTGCTTCGACCAACCTGAGTGTAAGAGTGGAAACACCTGGAAGGCAAAACAGTTATCTTATTACTTTGACTGATAGTGATGAAGAGATTCAGAAGAAGCTAGAG TTTGATCTTGGGAGCAAACTTCAAGTGTCTGTACAAGGCAGAGGAAACGGGACTATGAGT ATATTAAAAGTGTACCAGTCTtctgaactgaagaaaaacacaTGTAATGATCTGATTTTGACAGTGGAAATGGAAGGAAGCATTAAGTACGCTG ATGCTGCATACTCTGAGGAAAACTATGATTATGAGGAGTCCTTTGCCATAGAAAGCAGCCTGTATGAGCCACTGTCTGAAATAGAGTGGTTTGATATCCACAGCAGAAGGAAAAGGGATGTGACCCCTCCCAGTAAAGCAGAATCACTACACTACAAAGTCTGTGTCAG GTCTGCAGGTGCCAATGTGCCAAAGATGTCTCTCGTTGATCTCTCTCTGTTAAGTGGCTTGGAGCCTGACACAAAGGAACTTGAACAG TTGGTAATGTCTTCAGACAAATACATTCAGCACTTTGAGCACAAGGAAGGAAAGGTTTTACTTTACTTTGGTGAG CTCACAAGTGGACCAGAACCAGACTGTATATCATTTGGGGCAAGGCAAATCAATCCCATGGGCCTCATTCAGCCAGCAAATGCCATCCTTTATGATTTTTACAATCCTG AAAGAAAGTGCAGCATATTCTATAGTGCACCCCAGCACAGCGCAATGCTTTCAAAGGTGTGTCACGCAGATGTTTGCCAGTGCGCAGAAG GTCCCTGCCCAAGACAAAGATCTACTTTCAGTAAAGCCATAACAGTAATCACACGCTTGAATTTTGTGTGCTACAACCCTACCGCAGATTATG TGTATGAAGTAGAGCTCCTCAATACCACACAGAAGAATGTTTTTGATTACTATGAAGCCAAAATCCAGAGAATCCTTAAAACCA CTGCTGATGAAAGCGTCTTTGTGGGTGCCCACCGACAGTTCATAAAGCGCTCCACTTGCAAGTTAAACATGGAAGTTGGCAAACGGTACCTCCTCATGGGAAAGGATGGACAAACAGTTGACTACAACAACAG